Proteins found in one Zea mays cultivar B73 chromosome 1, Zm-B73-REFERENCE-NAM-5.0, whole genome shotgun sequence genomic segment:
- the LOC103644083 gene encoding leucine-rich repeat receptor-like serine/threonine-protein kinase BAM1, whose protein sequence is MRLLPLLLLLSLAAVAAGTDADADALLAAKAALSDPTGALASWDAASSDHCAWVGVTCAPRGSGGGVVVGLDVSGLNLSGALPPALSRLRGLQRLSVAANGFYGPIPPSLARLQLLVHLNLSNNAFNGSFPPALARLRALRVLDLYNNNLTSATLPLEVTHMPMLRHLHLGGNFFSGEIPPEYGRWPRLQYLAVSGNELSGKIPPELGNLTSLRELYIGYYNSYTGGLPPELGNLTELVRLDAANCGLSGEIPPELGRLQNLDTLFLQVNGLTGSIPSELGYLRSLSSLDLSNNALTGEIPASFSELKNLTLLNLFRNKLRGDIPGFVGDLPSLEVLQLWENNFTGGVPRRLGRNGRLQLLDLSSNKLTGTLPPELCAGGKLQTLIALGNFLFGAIPDSLGQCKSLSRVRLGENYLNGSIPKGLFELPKLTQVELQDNLLTGNFPAVIGAAAPNLGEISLSNNQLTGALPASLGNFSGVQKLLLDQNAFSGAIPPEIGRLQQLSKADLSSNKFEGGVPPEVGKCRLLTYLDMSQNNLSGKIPPAISGMRILNYLNLSRNHLDGEIPPSIATMQSLTAVDFSYNNLSGLVPGTGQFSYFNATSFVGNPGLCGPYLGPCGAGIGGADHSVHGHGWLTNTVKLLIVLGLLICSIAFAVAAILKARSLKKASEARVWKLTAFQRLDFTSDDVLDCLKEEHIIGKGGAGIVYKGAMPNGELVAVKRLPAMGRGSSHDHGFSAEIQTLGRIRHRHIVRLLGFCSNNETNLLVYEYMPNGSLGEMLHGKKGGHLHWDTRYSIAIEAAKGLCYLHHDCSPLILHRDVKSNNILLDSNFEAHVADFGLAKFLQDSGASECMSAIAGSYGYIAPEYAYTLKVDEKSDVYSFGVVLLELVTGRKPVGEFGDGVDIVQWAKMTTNSNKEQVMKVLDPRLSTVPLHEVTHVFYVALLCTEEQSVQRPTMREVVQILSELPKPPSTKQGEENSTKQGEEVPNSGDGSAPSPLHSAPVGTNEAPAVEARDHQQQTSSPSSPPPPDLISI, encoded by the exons ATGCGCCTCCTcccgctgctcctgctcctgtccctCGCCGCTGTCGCGGCCGGCACGGACGCGGACGCGGACGCGCTGCTGGCCGCGAAGGCCGCGCTCTCCGACCCCACTGGGGCGCTCGCGTCCTGGGACGCGGCCTCCTCCGACCATTGCGCGTGGGTGGGGGTCACCTGCGCGCCCCGCGGCTCCGGCGGAGGCGTCGTCGTCGGGCTCGACGTCTCCGGGCTCAACCTGTCCGGCGCGCTCCCGCCGGCGCTGTCGCGGCTCCGCGGCCTGCAGCGCCTCTCCGTCGCCGCCAACGGCTTCTACGGGCCCATCCCGCCGTCCCTCGCGCGCCTGCAGCTCCTCGTCCACCTCAACCTCTCCAACAACGCCTTCAACGGCTCCTTCCCGCCTGCGCTCGCGCGGCTCCGCGCACTCCGGGTGCTCGACCTCTACAACAACAACCTCACCAGCGCCACGTTGCCGCTCGAGGTCACGCACATGCCCATGCTCCGTCACCTGCACCTCGGCGGCAACTTCTTCTCCGGGGAGATACCGCCGGAGTACGGCCGGTGGCCTAGGCTGCAGTACCTTGCGGTCTCCGGGAACGAGCTCTCCGGCAAGATACCGCCCGAGCTGGGGAACCTCACCAGCCTCAGGGAGCTCTACATTGGCTACTACAACAGTTACACCGGTGGCCTTCCGCCGGAGCTGGGGAACCTGACCGAGCTCGTCCGCCTCGACGCCGCCAACTGTGGGCTCTCCGGCGAAATCCCGCCGGAGCTCGGGAGGCTGCAGAATCTGGACACGCTCTTCTTGCAGGTGAATGGCCTCACCGGCAGCATACCGTCGGAGCTGGGCTACCTCAGGAGcctcagttctttggacctgtcgAACAATGCGCTCACCGGTGAGATACCTGCGAGTTTCTCCGAGCTCAAGAACCTGACGCTGCTTAACCTGTTCCGGAACAAGTTGCGCGGCGACATCCCCGGCTTCGTCGGCGACCTGCCCAGCCTCGAGGTGCTGCAGCTGTGGGAGAATAACTTCACCGGCGGTGTGCCACGCCGCCTCGGCCGCAACGGCCGCCTCCAGCTGCTCGACCTCTCGTCGAACAAGCTCACCGGCACGCTTCCGCCGGAGCTCTGTGCGGGGGGCAAGCTGCAGACGCTAATCGCCCTCGGCAACTTCTTGTTCGGTGCCATCCCAGACTCACTCGGCCAGTGCAAGTCCTTGAGCCGTGTCCGTCTCGGGGAGAACTACCTGAATGGCTCAATTCCGAAGGGTCTATTCGAATTGCCGAAGCTGACTCAAGTTGAGTTGCAAGATAACCTCCTCACTGGCAATTTCCCGGCTGTGATCGGTGCTGCGGCTCCTAACCTTGGTGAGATTAGCCTGTCCAACAACCAGCTTACGGGTGCATTGCCTGCATCTCTTGGGAACTTCTCTGGTGTTCAGAAGTTGCTGCTTGATCAGAACGCGTTCTCTGGTGCCATACCTCCGGAGATTGGGCGGCTGCAGCAGCTCTCCAAGGCTGACCTTAGCAGCAACAAGTTTGAGGGAGGTGTGCCACCGGAGGTCGGGAAATGCCGGCTTCTCACTTACTTGGACATGAGCCAAAACAACCTCTCTGGGAAGATACCTCCGGCCATCTCTGGAATGCGAATACTGAACTACCTGAACCTGTCCAGGAACCATCTTGATGGAGAGATACCTCCATCCATTGCAACCATGCAGAGCTTGACGGCGGTGGACTTCTCGTATAACAACTTGTCTGGGCTTGTGCCAGGGACTGGCCAGTTCAGCTACTTCAATGCCACATCTTTTGTTGGCAATCCAGGCCTGTGTGGACCATACCTCGGTCCATGTGGTGCAGGCATAGGTGGCGCCGACCACTCTGTCCATGGCCATGGCTGGTTGACCAATACGGTCAAGCTGCTCATTGTCCTTGGCTTGTTGATCTGCTCCATTGCATTCGCTGTGGCGGCGATTCTGAAGGCTCGGTCATTGAAGAAAGCTAGTGAAGCTCGAGTATGGAAACTCACTGCATTCCAGCGCCTAGACTTCACCAGCGATGATGTGCTGGATTGCTTGAAAGAGGAGCACATTATTGGCAAAGGTGGTGCTGGGATTGTGTATAAGGGGGCGATGCCGAATGGTGAACTTGTGGCTGTGAAGAGACTCCCAGCAATGGGCCGTGGCTCATCACATGATCATGGGTTCTCGGCAGAGATACAAACACTTGGTAGAATTCGACACCGTCATATTGTGCGCCTGCTAGGCTTCTGCTCAAACAATGAGACTAACCTGTTGGTTTATGAGTATATGCCCAATGGCAGCCTTGGGGAGATGCTCCATGGCAAGAAGGGAGGGCACCTCCACTGGGATACCCGATACAGCATTGCTATTGAGGCAGCCAAGGGGCTTTGCTACTTGCACCATGACTGTTCACCTTTGATACTTCACCGGGATGTCAAGTCAAATAATATACTTCTTGACTCCAACTTTGAAGCTCATGTGGCCGACTTTGGGCTAGCAAAATTCTTGCAGGACTCGGGGGCATCTGAATGCATGTCTGCCATCGCTGGCTCATATGGCTACATAGCGCCAG AATACGCATACACATTGAAGGTGGACGAGAAGAGTGATGTCTACAGCTTCGGCGTGGTGCTTCTGGAGCTTGTCACAGGAAGGAAGCCCGTAGGCGAGTTCGGCGACGGCGTCGACATCGTCCAGTGGGCGAAGATGACGACGAACTCAAACAAGGAACAAGTGATGAAGGTCCTGGACCCAAGGCTCTCGACCGTCCCGCTGCACGAGGTGACGCACGTCTTCTACGTCGCGTTGCTGTGCACCGAGGAGCAAAGCGTGCAGCGCCCGACGATGAGGGAGGTGGTGCAGATCCTGAGCGAGCTTCCAAAACCGCCATCTACCAAGCAGGGAGAGGAGAATTCTACCAAGCAAGGAGAGGAGGTTCCGAATTCCGGCGACGGCTCTGCGCCCAGCCCTCTACACTCAGCACCAGTTGGGACCAACGAAGCACCAGCCGTCGAAGCGAGAGACCACCAGCAGCAGACAAGCTCTCCGTCGTCGCCACCGCCTCCAGATCTCATCAGCATCTGA